A region from the Algoriphagus machipongonensis genome encodes:
- a CDS encoding helix-turn-helix domain-containing protein, with translation MKQPELGKKISEMRKAKGLTQEELVEMCNLNVRTIQRIEAGEVTPRSYTVKTLFEALGIREERKGSDSEQSFAIPKFLYLALAGGILYFFASIFEIVMEGEYVSGDYSFRMIGFIIAKTLSFGGYVLFGLGWIKLGSLLSNQLLKISFWIMLAACGIWYFADLIALTSSAFAMTDYYLVKISSFGFGYILLGMGFLAFKKQFSSMGTVIGALTIISGVFIFSGIGAILGLVVLTLAELGQIGLMIYLIQKSGRSISPELSF, from the coding sequence ATGAAACAACCAGAACTTGGAAAAAAAATCTCTGAAATGAGAAAGGCAAAAGGATTGACTCAAGAAGAGTTGGTCGAAATGTGTAACCTGAATGTCCGCACGATTCAGCGGATCGAAGCAGGAGAAGTAACTCCCAGAAGTTATACAGTAAAGACATTATTTGAAGCCCTTGGAATTAGGGAAGAAAGGAAAGGAAGTGATTCTGAACAATCGTTCGCAATCCCGAAATTTCTATATCTAGCTTTGGCAGGAGGGATATTATATTTCTTTGCATCCATTTTTGAAATTGTAATGGAAGGAGAATATGTGTCTGGAGATTACTCTTTTAGAATGATCGGATTTATCATTGCAAAGACCCTTTCATTTGGAGGCTATGTCCTCTTCGGACTTGGCTGGATAAAACTTGGTAGTTTGCTATCCAACCAATTACTAAAAATCAGTTTTTGGATCATGTTAGCTGCTTGTGGAATCTGGTATTTTGCAGACTTAATAGCGCTGACCTCCTCGGCTTTTGCAATGACTGATTATTACCTCGTGAAAATAAGTTCATTTGGCTTTGGTTACATCCTCCTAGGAATGGGCTTTCTCGCGTTCAAAAAACAGTTTTCTTCTATGGGAACAGTCATTGGCGCACTTACCATAATTTCCGGGGTATTTATCTTTTCTGGGATTGGTGCAATCCTAGGGTTGGTTGTTTTGACTTTGGCAGAATTAGGTCAAATAGGACTTATGATTTATTTGATACAAAAATCCGGGAGAAGTATTTCTCCCGAACTTTCCTTTTGA
- the hutG gene encoding formimidoylglutamase, whose translation MNLHENPNPEHWIGRKADQPEYWHQFVKCISDFKWDEGGSHKVGILGYPGEEGVIRNQGRPGTKKGPELIRSFLGGIAFHLPEDSSILDYGDIVTNGQDLESTQELICETVKSLLDSKHFPVLLGGGHDLAYAHGKGILNHLSTKNEKLGIINLDAHFDLRPKVKDKGHSGSPFSQLYQEFPDQFNYLALGIQRAANPRSLFETAKQVKANYLVMEQFRLQNWEYIEEQIIWFLDSVNKVYLTIDLDGFSSAYAPGVSAPSPMGFSPQIAFKAFELIAKSKKMISLDIVELNPLYDKDDATARLASRCVEYILRKIFEGKTITNR comes from the coding sequence ATGAACTTGCACGAAAACCCAAACCCTGAACATTGGATAGGAAGAAAAGCTGACCAGCCAGAATATTGGCACCAATTTGTAAAATGTATTTCCGATTTTAAATGGGATGAGGGAGGAAGCCATAAAGTAGGAATCCTCGGTTACCCAGGTGAAGAAGGTGTGATCAGAAATCAAGGTAGACCTGGCACGAAAAAGGGACCTGAATTAATCAGAAGTTTCCTTGGAGGTATAGCTTTTCATTTACCAGAAGATAGCTCCATTCTAGATTACGGAGATATAGTAACAAATGGACAAGACCTGGAAAGTACCCAGGAATTAATTTGTGAAACAGTGAAGTCCCTATTAGACAGCAAGCATTTTCCTGTTTTACTAGGGGGTGGACATGATTTAGCATATGCCCATGGAAAAGGAATTCTTAATCACTTAAGTACTAAAAATGAAAAATTGGGAATCATTAACCTAGATGCACATTTTGACTTACGCCCCAAAGTAAAAGATAAAGGGCATTCAGGCTCTCCGTTCTCCCAGTTGTACCAAGAATTTCCAGATCAGTTTAACTATTTAGCACTGGGGATTCAACGCGCTGCAAACCCAAGGTCCTTATTTGAAACGGCGAAACAAGTGAAGGCAAATTATTTGGTCATGGAGCAATTCCGCCTACAAAATTGGGAATACATAGAAGAGCAAATCATTTGGTTTTTAGACTCTGTAAATAAGGTTTATCTCACCATAGATCTTGATGGCTTTTCATCTGCTTATGCCCCTGGAGTTTCTGCTCCCTCACCGATGGGATTCAGTCCTCAGATAGCATTTAAGGCTTTTGAATTGATCGCAAAAAGCAAAAAAATGATCTCTTTGGATATAGTAGAACTCAATCCGCTTTATGACAAAGATGACGCTACTGCAAGGCTTGCATCAAGATGTGTAGAATATATCCTACGGAAAATTTTCGAAGGGAAAACAATAACAAATCGTTAA
- the hutH gene encoding histidine ammonia-lyase, whose translation MITFNFGQDHLTASKAIQLARKEIKGVFSEETVQKIEKSAAAVAKIAQGEKAVYGINTGFGPLCTSKISSKDTTTLQENLLKSHAVGVGEPVDLEIAKLMMVLKIHALAQGFSGIRLETIQRIHWMLENDLTPLVPIQGSVGASGDLAPLSHLFLPLIGLGKIWHQGKFVSSSEVLKEHSLKPLTLGPKEGLALINGTQFMAAHGMKIVERLHNILTHASISGAMMIEGLMGSVKPFSEELHQLRPFVGNQHVAQTILNLLHESEIVNSHINCARVQDPYSLRCMPQVHGASWNAWLHIKDTLEIEINSVTDNPVVFDENNTISGGHFHGQPIAMTLDYACLAASEIGNISDRRIYLSIEGDTPGVPKLLLKETGLNSGLMIPQYTTAALASENKGLCFPASADSIPTSLGQEDHVSMGSIGGRKALRVIENVEKILGIEIFYAAQAMDYHQPMKSGKIMTAIYEKVRELIPPVVSDRVMNDDMETAISLIRSGELVNLAHEVAKNEGTQFETEWSSIFQY comes from the coding sequence ATGATCACCTTCAATTTTGGTCAAGACCACTTGACAGCATCGAAAGCCATCCAACTGGCACGTAAGGAAATCAAAGGGGTATTCTCTGAAGAAACCGTTCAAAAGATTGAAAAATCAGCAGCTGCAGTAGCAAAAATTGCCCAGGGAGAAAAAGCGGTTTACGGTATTAACACTGGATTTGGGCCACTTTGTACTTCTAAAATCTCCTCAAAAGACACGACTACCCTTCAAGAAAATCTTTTGAAAAGTCATGCGGTTGGAGTGGGTGAGCCTGTAGATTTAGAAATCGCAAAATTGATGATGGTTTTGAAAATCCATGCATTGGCACAAGGGTTTTCGGGAATTCGATTAGAGACCATTCAAAGGATTCATTGGATGTTGGAAAATGATTTGACTCCCTTAGTTCCCATCCAGGGTTCTGTAGGAGCCTCAGGAGATTTAGCTCCTCTCTCCCATTTATTTTTACCCTTAATTGGCTTAGGCAAAATCTGGCATCAAGGAAAGTTTGTTTCATCCTCAGAAGTATTGAAAGAGCATTCTTTGAAACCATTAACCTTAGGCCCTAAGGAAGGTCTAGCCTTAATCAATGGCACCCAATTTATGGCAGCTCATGGAATGAAAATCGTGGAAAGGCTACATAATATCCTAACGCACGCCAGTATTTCCGGAGCCATGATGATCGAAGGTTTAATGGGATCAGTTAAACCTTTTTCTGAAGAACTCCATCAGTTAAGACCATTTGTGGGAAACCAGCATGTGGCTCAAACCATATTAAACTTACTTCACGAGTCGGAGATTGTAAACTCTCATATCAATTGCGCTAGAGTCCAGGATCCATACTCTTTAAGATGTATGCCTCAGGTCCATGGTGCGAGTTGGAATGCTTGGCTTCATATCAAGGACACTTTGGAAATCGAGATAAATTCAGTCACTGATAACCCTGTTGTATTTGATGAAAACAACACGATTTCAGGTGGACATTTTCATGGACAGCCTATTGCGATGACTTTAGACTACGCCTGTCTGGCAGCTTCCGAAATTGGAAATATATCTGATAGGAGAATTTACCTTTCAATAGAAGGCGATACTCCTGGTGTTCCAAAATTATTACTCAAGGAAACAGGCCTGAATTCAGGTTTGATGATTCCACAATACACCACTGCAGCATTAGCATCAGAAAATAAAGGGTTATGCTTCCCTGCCTCAGCTGACTCTATTCCTACTTCCTTGGGGCAAGAAGACCATGTCAGCATGGGTAGTATCGGTGGTAGAAAAGCCCTTCGAGTAATCGAAAATGTGGAAAAAATCCTCGGGATTGAGATCTTCTATGCAGCTCAGGCTATGGACTACCATCAACCTATGAAGTCTGGGAAAATCATGACCGCCATTTATGAAAAAGTTAGAGAGCTAATTCCACCTGTTGTTTCAGATCGTGTTATGAATGATGATATGGAGACTGCAATTTCTTTAATCCGGTCTGGTGAACTAGTGAATCTCGCTCATGAGGTAGCGAAAAATGAAGGAACCCAATTTGAAACAGAGTGGAGTAGTATTTTTCAATATTAA
- a CDS encoding glycoside hydrolase family 16 protein: MMEILKKSIILSLGIFFLFACSSGDEVDDQIKTITDFVLEVEKLGDGEVRASFSATNAIYFKISFGTSGETPQRVDGNSATFKYTEKGDYTVVVQAHSSDSDFVVSTEKVTMNAEALGLGPDAGYKSPETYAGYNLVWADEFNSTTLSEDWIFELGDGCPDLCGWGNQELQYYKKENTSLADGKLIITAKRETTSGKSYSSSRLITKGKKSFTYGRIDIRAILPKGQGLWPALWMLGENIDAVGWPKSGEIDIMEMVGGDIDDRDRTTHGTVHWDNAGSYANYGGSTKLSTGKFNDEYHVFSIDWDPEKIVWLLDGEEFHVIDITPAGLDEFHKPMFFIFNVAVGGIWPGSPDGSTVFPQEMKVDYVRVFQKE; encoded by the coding sequence ATGATGGAAATTTTAAAAAAGAGTATCATCCTATCCCTTGGGATATTTTTTTTATTCGCCTGCTCTAGCGGTGATGAGGTAGATGATCAAATTAAGACAATTACAGATTTTGTTCTTGAAGTTGAAAAGCTTGGAGACGGAGAGGTAAGAGCTTCATTTTCTGCTACCAATGCCATTTATTTTAAAATAAGTTTTGGGACGTCTGGAGAAACCCCGCAACGAGTGGATGGAAATTCAGCAACTTTTAAGTACACTGAAAAAGGAGATTATACAGTAGTGGTTCAGGCTCATTCCTCGGATTCAGATTTTGTGGTAAGTACAGAAAAAGTGACCATGAATGCAGAAGCTTTAGGTTTAGGTCCAGATGCTGGTTATAAAAGCCCTGAAACGTATGCTGGATATAATTTGGTTTGGGCTGATGAATTTAACTCTACCACACTTTCAGAGGATTGGATTTTTGAACTAGGGGATGGGTGTCCAGATCTATGTGGCTGGGGAAATCAGGAACTTCAATATTATAAGAAAGAAAACACTTCACTAGCGGATGGGAAACTTATAATTACTGCAAAAAGGGAAACTACAAGCGGAAAAAGTTATTCTTCCTCTAGGTTGATAACCAAAGGAAAAAAATCATTTACCTATGGAAGAATTGATATTCGGGCCATTCTCCCAAAAGGGCAAGGGCTCTGGCCGGCTCTTTGGATGCTGGGAGAAAATATTGACGCTGTGGGTTGGCCGAAAAGTGGAGAAATAGATATCATGGAAATGGTTGGTGGAGACATCGATGATAGAGATCGAACCACTCATGGGACTGTTCACTGGGATAATGCTGGGAGCTATGCAAATTATGGTGGAAGCACGAAATTGTCTACAGGAAAATTCAATGACGAGTACCATGTTTTCTCTATTGATTGGGATCCTGAAAAAATCGTTTGGCTATTAGATGGAGAAGAATTTCATGTGATCGATATTACTCCGGCAGGTTTAGACGAATTTCATAAACCGATGTTCTTTATTTTCAATGTTGCTGTTGGAGGTATTTGGCCGGGTTCACCAGATGGATCAACAGTTTTTCCTCAGGAAATGAAAGTTGATTATGTGAGGGTTTTTCAGAAAGAATAA
- the hutI gene encoding imidazolonepropionase, translated as MQNLTLIGPVSQLLTMDHLPLRGAIQDESLEIISNAGILLEGELIKAVGNFSELKSSLPSGTFHLIELKQDFVMLPGLIDCHTHICFGGSRARDFAMRNAGKSYLEIAEAGGGIWDTVTQTRKLEEKELSQRTASNANRHLMEGVTTIEVKSGYGLTVSEELKMLRAIQNANTNTAADLISTCLAAHMKPRDFDGSNEEYLEMVSQKLFPILKEENLSNRIDSFIEKSAFSASEIAPYFEKARKLDFDITVHADQFSTGGSKVAVDFNARSADHLEASGEKEIAYLAQSETTAVALPGASLGLGCSFTPARKILDQGGSLAIATDWNPGSAPMGDLINQASILATFEKLSSAEVLAGITFRAAHVLNLMDRGILKSGMLADFILYPSANYQDILYHQGKMKPAQVWKRGFNTSENR; from the coding sequence ATGCAAAACTTAACACTCATAGGGCCAGTTTCTCAGCTTTTGACCATGGATCATCTTCCTCTTCGCGGAGCAATTCAAGATGAGTCTCTGGAGATCATTAGCAATGCAGGTATTCTATTGGAAGGAGAACTTATCAAAGCTGTTGGGAATTTCAGCGAATTAAAATCAAGCCTTCCTTCAGGCACTTTTCATTTGATAGAGCTTAAGCAGGATTTTGTCATGCTTCCCGGTTTGATTGATTGCCATACCCATATTTGCTTTGGCGGTAGCCGAGCTAGGGATTTCGCCATGAGAAACGCTGGCAAATCTTATCTAGAAATTGCTGAGGCTGGTGGCGGAATTTGGGACACGGTTACTCAAACCAGGAAACTAGAAGAAAAAGAACTTTCCCAAAGAACTGCTTCCAATGCAAATAGACATTTGATGGAAGGAGTTACCACCATAGAAGTTAAAAGTGGATATGGGCTTACAGTTTCAGAAGAACTGAAAATGCTTCGAGCCATCCAGAATGCAAATACTAATACTGCTGCTGACCTTATCTCCACCTGCCTTGCAGCACATATGAAACCACGAGATTTCGACGGGTCCAATGAGGAATATTTGGAAATGGTTTCGCAAAAGCTTTTTCCAATTTTAAAGGAAGAAAACCTAAGCAATCGTATAGATTCATTTATAGAGAAAAGCGCTTTTTCAGCTTCTGAAATCGCTCCTTATTTTGAAAAGGCTAGAAAACTAGATTTTGATATCACTGTACATGCCGATCAATTTAGTACAGGTGGATCCAAGGTTGCCGTTGATTTCAATGCTCGATCTGCCGATCACCTAGAAGCCTCTGGGGAAAAAGAAATTGCTTATTTGGCTCAATCCGAAACAACTGCTGTGGCATTGCCAGGAGCATCTTTAGGATTGGGTTGCTCATTTACTCCAGCCAGAAAAATTTTAGATCAAGGGGGATCTCTGGCCATAGCAACAGACTGGAATCCCGGTTCAGCTCCAATGGGGGACTTGATCAATCAGGCTTCTATTTTGGCAACCTTCGAGAAACTCAGTTCGGCTGAAGTTTTGGCTGGCATCACATTTCGAGCTGCTCATGTACTTAACTTAATGGATAGAGGTATTCTTAAATCTGGTATGTTGGCCGATTTCATTCTTTACCCAAGCGCAAACTATCAAGATATCCTTTATCATCAAGGAAAAATGAAACCTGCTCAAGTATGGAAAAGAGGATTTAACACCTCAGAAAACAGATAA
- a CDS encoding LysR family transcriptional regulator, giving the protein MELRHLKYFKAVAEELNFRKAAEQLFISQPGLSRQIKQLEELLEVRLFERDQKHVELTAAGAFLKGEVDFVLNHLDTTKAQLKQIEQGKLGELRIGFLGSAANRVLPDLLQKLNRVQPGITTSLEELSNAMQVEMIQKDRLDLGYVRMAIVPESLSKKTVLKDSFSIVVSQAHPINKSTFKSLKQFAEEDFILFSSDYSKHYYDQILGICRDAGFSPKTKHKSVHALTIFKLVENGLGVAIVPTSLKEGYELNVRFMEIPNTEEFTELSAVWKAENRNPALKKVLPLLT; this is encoded by the coding sequence ATGGAATTAAGACATCTGAAATATTTTAAAGCAGTAGCAGAGGAATTGAATTTTAGAAAAGCAGCTGAGCAACTATTTATTTCTCAGCCAGGCTTGAGCAGGCAGATCAAACAATTAGAAGAATTGCTGGAGGTTAGACTTTTTGAAAGAGATCAAAAGCATGTTGAGCTGACTGCTGCAGGAGCATTTTTAAAAGGAGAAGTTGATTTTGTTTTGAACCACCTGGATACAACCAAAGCACAGCTTAAGCAAATTGAGCAGGGGAAATTGGGTGAGTTAAGGATTGGGTTTTTAGGGTCTGCTGCAAATCGGGTGCTACCAGATTTATTACAGAAATTGAATCGGGTGCAGCCGGGAATTACAACAAGCCTTGAAGAATTAAGTAATGCGATGCAAGTAGAAATGATCCAAAAAGACAGATTGGATTTGGGCTATGTAAGAATGGCTATTGTTCCTGAAAGCTTAAGCAAAAAGACTGTTTTGAAGGATTCTTTTTCCATTGTGGTTTCTCAAGCTCATCCCATCAATAAAAGCACATTCAAAAGTTTGAAGCAATTTGCAGAGGAGGATTTCATCCTTTTTTCCAGTGATTACAGCAAGCATTATTATGATCAGATTTTGGGTATCTGTAGAGATGCGGGATTTTCCCCAAAGACCAAACATAAGTCCGTCCATGCCTTGACTATTTTCAAGTTGGTGGAAAATGGATTGGGAGTGGCCATTGTACCCACGTCCTTAAAAGAAGGGTATGAATTGAATGTACGATTTATGGAGATCCCAAATACAGAGGAGTTTACTGAATTGTCTGCCGTATGGAAGGCGGAAAACAGAAACCCAGCCTTGAAAAAAGTGTTACCACTCCTAACTTGA
- the menD gene encoding 2-succinyl-5-enolpyruvyl-6-hydroxy-3-cyclohexene-1-carboxylic-acid synthase, translating into MILTHITDLVAICAKKGIRNVILSPGSRCAPLTLAFARHPDIHTRTASDERSAAFIALGMAQQLEEPVALVCTSGSAALNYYPAIAEAFFQQIPLLVLTADRPKEWIDQYDGQTIFQDEVYGKHIKGSFQFPNSISSPDDRWMASRISNEGINLAKKFPAGPVHINIPLKEPFYPEQQEQLLFPKDPHVFVFEQAQSILTDETLAKLKNRLGSVKRVLIIPGQSRPNSKLQEQLDLLSQNKNVVIVSDTISNFQSAESIGYHDHWLGNSGLTALLEPDLIISFGKSIISKGLKLFLRKTKASHWHIQEDGKAKDTFKRLTRILPTSPLPFFHWLNNNLGTQDQEFHQNWHDLDSKVESELPKVLKSMEFGEYNALYESINRVPSRSKIHVANSMAVRYMNFLGKREQEIICNRGTSGIDGSNSTAVGCTFTTKEIVTLITGDMAFFYDRNAFWHNYAMPNLRIILLNNHGGGIFRMIEGPSNQPELEEFFETKQKLSAQHLATEYGFFYSKVVNLSELESSLQDFYDDSLHPKILEIETSSPKNEEILKAVKAKISQALAKG; encoded by the coding sequence CCCATTGACATTGGCTTTTGCCAGACACCCCGATATACATACTCGCACTGCCTCTGACGAACGATCTGCTGCTTTTATAGCCTTGGGTATGGCCCAGCAACTAGAGGAGCCTGTAGCCTTAGTTTGCACCAGCGGTTCAGCAGCACTAAATTATTACCCTGCCATTGCCGAGGCTTTTTTTCAGCAAATCCCCTTATTGGTATTGACCGCGGATAGGCCTAAGGAATGGATAGATCAATACGATGGACAGACCATCTTCCAAGATGAGGTTTATGGAAAACATATCAAGGGGAGCTTCCAATTTCCAAATAGCATTTCGTCTCCAGATGATCGATGGATGGCCAGCCGAATCAGTAATGAGGGAATCAATCTTGCCAAAAAATTTCCTGCAGGTCCAGTCCATATCAATATCCCTTTAAAAGAACCTTTCTACCCCGAGCAGCAGGAGCAATTGCTCTTCCCAAAAGATCCGCACGTTTTTGTTTTTGAACAGGCACAATCAATCTTAACAGATGAAACACTGGCCAAGCTAAAAAACCGGTTAGGGTCAGTCAAAAGGGTTTTAATTATTCCAGGTCAAAGTAGACCTAACTCCAAATTACAAGAGCAACTGGATCTATTATCACAAAATAAAAATGTGGTCATTGTTTCAGATACGATCAGCAATTTCCAATCTGCTGAAAGCATAGGGTATCATGATCATTGGTTAGGGAACTCCGGATTAACGGCATTACTTGAACCAGACCTTATTATCAGCTTTGGGAAATCAATTATATCAAAAGGTCTCAAACTATTTCTTCGAAAAACAAAAGCATCTCACTGGCATATTCAGGAAGACGGAAAAGCCAAAGATACTTTCAAAAGGCTTACTCGAATTCTGCCTACTAGCCCTCTCCCATTCTTTCATTGGCTAAATAACAATTTGGGTACTCAAGACCAGGAGTTCCACCAGAATTGGCATGACTTAGACTCCAAAGTTGAATCGGAGTTACCAAAAGTGCTAAAATCAATGGAATTTGGTGAGTATAATGCTCTTTATGAATCGATAAACAGAGTCCCCTCCCGATCCAAAATTCATGTTGCCAATAGTATGGCAGTCAGATATATGAACTTCTTGGGGAAAAGAGAGCAAGAAATCATTTGTAATCGAGGAACCAGTGGAATCGATGGTTCTAACTCTACAGCAGTAGGCTGCACGTTTACCACCAAAGAGATCGTCACTTTGATTACGGGCGATATGGCCTTCTTTTATGACAGAAATGCTTTCTGGCATAATTACGCGATGCCCAATCTTCGAATTATCCTGCTAAACAATCATGGAGGGGGTATTTTTAGAATGATTGAAGGGCCCTCAAATCAACCTGAACTCGAAGAGTTTTTTGAAACAAAACAGAAGCTGTCAGCACAGCACCTTGCCACCGAGTATGGGTTTTTCTATTCAAAAGTTGTAAATCTATCTGAACTGGAATCTTCACTTCAAGACTTTTATGATGACTCACTTCATCCAAAGATCCTGGAAATCGAAACTTCAAGTCCTAAAAATGAGGAAATCTTAAAAGCTGTAAAAGCTAAGATTTCGCAAGCCTTAGCCAAAGGTTAA
- a CDS encoding urocanate hydratase encodes MTFQDQIKQGIPSSLPEKRERNPALSHAPKRKEILSEDEVKLALRNALRYFPKEWHQELATEFHQELMSYGRIYMYRFMPKYELQARPIEEYPANSPKAAAIMLMIQNNLDPAVAQHPEELITYGGNGAVFQNWAQYLLVMKYLSEMTEKQTLHIYSGHPMGLFPSSEEAPRVIVTNGMMIPNYSKPDDWEKFNALGVTQYGQMTAGSYMYIGPQGIVHGTTITVMNAFRMKLDKGQSPKGKIFLTAGLGGMSGAQPKAGNIASCITICAEVNPAAATKRHEQGWVDELIQDLDELVQRAKLAKSNEETVSIAFIGNIVDVWERFDKENIFIEIGSDQTSLHNPWAGGYYPVGLSFEESNQLMAEDPEQFKIKVQESLRRQTQAINKHVAKGTYFFDYGNAFLLEASRAGADIMAENGIDFKYPSYVQDILGPMCFDYGFGPFRWVCTSGKPEDLKKSDQIAAEVLKEIMVNSPESIQQQMQDNITWIEEAESNKLVVGSQARILYADAEGRAKIAQAFNDAIQKGLITKPIVLGRDHHDVSGTDSPYRETSNIYDGSKFTSDMAIHNVIGDSFRGATWVSIHNGGGVGWGEVINGGFGMVLDGSQEAERKLKSMLFYDVNNGIARRAWARNSGSLEAIKREMERSPELKVTVPNLVDEDILKDLN; translated from the coding sequence ATGACTTTCCAAGATCAAATCAAACAAGGCATTCCTTCTTCCCTCCCAGAAAAAAGAGAAAGAAATCCAGCTTTGAGTCATGCTCCAAAAAGAAAGGAAATTCTATCTGAGGATGAGGTAAAGTTAGCGCTGAGAAATGCACTTCGCTATTTCCCAAAGGAATGGCATCAGGAATTGGCTACTGAATTTCATCAGGAATTAATGAGTTATGGTAGAATCTACATGTATAGATTTATGCCAAAATACGAGCTTCAAGCGAGACCAATTGAGGAATACCCTGCAAATTCTCCAAAAGCTGCAGCCATCATGCTGATGATTCAAAACAATTTGGACCCGGCGGTAGCCCAGCATCCAGAAGAATTGATCACTTATGGAGGAAATGGGGCAGTTTTTCAGAATTGGGCGCAGTATCTTCTAGTCATGAAGTACCTATCGGAAATGACTGAGAAGCAAACACTGCACATTTATTCTGGGCATCCCATGGGACTTTTCCCTTCCTCCGAAGAGGCACCAAGAGTCATTGTCACAAATGGAATGATGATTCCTAATTACTCCAAACCGGATGATTGGGAAAAATTCAATGCACTGGGAGTGACACAATATGGTCAAATGACCGCAGGTTCGTACATGTATATTGGCCCACAAGGAATCGTTCATGGCACTACCATTACAGTCATGAATGCTTTTAGGATGAAATTAGATAAAGGACAAAGTCCAAAAGGAAAGATTTTCTTAACTGCAGGCTTGGGTGGAATGAGTGGAGCTCAGCCCAAAGCAGGAAATATTGCGAGCTGTATTACCATTTGTGCTGAGGTAAATCCTGCCGCAGCCACAAAGCGACATGAACAAGGTTGGGTGGATGAATTAATCCAAGATCTTGACGAATTAGTGCAAAGAGCAAAGCTTGCCAAGTCTAATGAGGAAACAGTATCTATTGCATTTATTGGAAATATAGTAGATGTCTGGGAGCGATTTGACAAGGAAAATATTTTCATTGAAATCGGATCTGACCAAACCTCCTTACACAACCCTTGGGCCGGAGGTTACTACCCGGTAGGGCTTTCTTTTGAGGAATCAAATCAGCTGATGGCCGAAGATCCAGAACAATTCAAGATCAAGGTTCAGGAAAGTTTGAGAAGACAAACTCAAGCCATTAATAAGCATGTGGCAAAAGGAACTTACTTTTTTGATTATGGTAATGCATTCCTTTTGGAGGCGTCTAGAGCGGGAGCTGATATAATGGCTGAAAATGGAATAGATTTCAAATACCCAAGTTATGTTCAGGATATTTTAGGCCCTATGTGCTTCGATTATGGATTTGGACCCTTTCGGTGGGTTTGCACCTCCGGAAAGCCAGAGGATTTGAAAAAATCAGACCAAATTGCAGCCGAAGTCTTGAAAGAGATTATGGTTAATTCTCCTGAATCTATCCAGCAGCAAATGCAGGATAATATTACCTGGATTGAGGAGGCTGAAAGCAACAAGCTGGTCGTAGGCTCTCAAGCAAGAATTTTATATGCAGATGCAGAAGGTCGAGCTAAAATTGCGCAAGCTTTTAATGATGCTATTCAAAAAGGCCTGATCACCAAGCCCATCGTATTAGGAAGAGATCACCATGATGTCAGTGGAACAGATTCTCCATACCGAGAAACCAGCAACATATACGATGGAAGTAAATTTACTTCAGACATGGCTATTCATAATGTCATCGGTGATAGTTTCCGGGGGGCTACTTGGGTCTCTATCCACAATGGTGGTGGTGTTGGATGGGGAGAAGTAATCAATGGTGGTTTTGGAATGGTCCTCGATGGATCGCAAGAAGCTGAAAGGAAATTAAAATCTATGCTCTTTTATGATGTAAACAACGGGATCGCAAGAAGGGCTTGGGCAAGAAATTCCGGTTCATTGGAAGCCATCAAAAGAGAGATGGAAAGAAGTCCTGAGCTCAAAGTTACCGTTCCAAATTTAGTCGATGAAGATATTCTAAAGGATCTAAATTAA